A window from Kovacikia minuta CCNUW1 encodes these proteins:
- a CDS encoding site-specific integrase, with the protein MTQNKRGSIQIVSRSDRLYLHFTTSGQRYRFSLDLNKTKAGMKKAQTIANTIELDIISGNFDPGLDKYRDKPRAVTTPTVGEKKGKTVYKTSRKQNRLPFSPEEIELILNALQTNQFCSKFSAFKHSHYVPFVSTAFLLGLRNAELIGLQVKHCDFDRRTVEISSTLARTKNCTNAKARVRKSTKTGNIRFLPMSDRLYDILLTQCQGKGKEDLIFTSHKGLAIDDKTLQKRVLKPILKALGLAERDLYAARHSFGSRAIEQGIPVNQVSALMGHSNIETTMRNYIHNRMPDKLPDL; encoded by the coding sequence ATGACACAGAATAAGCGCGGTTCTATTCAGATAGTTTCAAGGTCTGACAGGCTCTATCTGCACTTCACGACATCGGGTCAACGCTACCGCTTCTCACTTGACCTGAATAAAACCAAAGCAGGTATGAAGAAAGCTCAGACAATAGCGAACACCATAGAACTGGACATTATCAGCGGCAATTTCGATCCCGGTCTGGACAAGTACAGGGATAAGCCCAGAGCCGTAACAACACCCACAGTGGGTGAGAAGAAAGGCAAGACTGTATATAAGACCAGTCGTAAGCAAAACCGATTACCGTTTAGTCCAGAGGAAATTGAATTAATTCTGAACGCATTACAGACTAACCAGTTTTGCTCTAAGTTCTCAGCGTTCAAGCATTCCCATTATGTCCCTTTTGTATCGACTGCCTTTCTATTGGGGTTGAGAAATGCTGAGTTGATCGGCTTACAGGTGAAGCATTGCGACTTTGATAGAAGGACTGTTGAAATCAGTTCAACGTTGGCTAGGACGAAGAATTGCACTAACGCTAAGGCAAGGGTGAGGAAATCAACCAAAACCGGAAACATCCGATTTTTGCCGATGAGCGATCGCCTCTATGACATCCTATTGACCCAATGCCAGGGGAAGGGTAAGGAAGATCTAATTTTCACCAGTCATAAAGGGTTAGCTATTGATGACAAGACCTTACAGAAACGGGTCTTAAAGCCAATTCTGAAAGCGTTAGGACTGGCAGAAAGAGATCTCTATGCTGCTAGGCATTCATTCGGCTCTAGAGCCATTGAGCAAGGAATACCAGTCAATCAGGTATCAGCACTGATGGGGCATAGCAACATCGAAACAACAATGAGAAATTACATTCACAATCGAATGCCAGATAAGCTACCTGATTTGTGA
- a CDS encoding GTPase family protein: MSDQPEAHSKSNSQESDDSAIVPQPDSDGKSWLGGVPGFWSNIATGWKQFLPTDWMVQTLTSWFNVSDAQVAEILEQVRKELPTTEALLVGKPQSGKSSIVRGLTGVSAEIVGQGFRPHTQYTQRYSYPTDDLPLIIFTDTVGLGDVSQETAIVIQDLLGELSQANSQKARVLLLTVKINDFATDTLHQIAGHIRKQHPEVPCLLVVTCLHEIYPPELSDHPDYPPTLEQVQRAFTAIQQTFAGLYDQAVMIDFTLEEDEFHPVFYGLEALVNAIAELLPEAEARTIYQLLDQVAGEQLGNLYREAGRRYILPFALIAATLAAVPLPFATMPVLTALQVSLVGLLGKLYGQTLTPSQAGGLVSAIAGGFLAQAIGRELIKFIPGFGSVIAASWAAAYTWALGEAACVYFGDLMGGKKPDPKRIQAAMQESFQAAKERFRKS; encoded by the coding sequence ATGTCTGACCAACCGGAAGCTCATTCCAAAAGCAATTCTCAGGAATCGGATGATTCGGCGATCGTGCCCCAACCTGATTCCGATGGTAAAAGCTGGTTGGGCGGAGTTCCTGGTTTCTGGAGTAACATTGCCACGGGCTGGAAACAATTTCTCCCAACAGATTGGATGGTTCAAACCCTGACTTCCTGGTTCAACGTCAGTGACGCTCAGGTTGCAGAAATTCTGGAACAGGTTCGGAAAGAGTTACCCACAACAGAAGCTCTGTTGGTAGGCAAACCCCAGTCCGGAAAAAGTTCCATTGTCCGTGGGTTGACAGGTGTTTCGGCGGAAATTGTGGGGCAAGGATTTCGGCCTCATACCCAATACACTCAACGCTACAGTTATCCAACGGATGACCTGCCGTTAATTATCTTTACTGATACCGTTGGCTTGGGTGATGTTTCTCAGGAAACCGCGATCGTGATCCAGGATTTGCTGGGAGAGCTAAGTCAGGCCAACAGCCAAAAAGCCAGGGTATTACTGCTAACCGTTAAAATTAATGATTTTGCCACCGATACCCTTCACCAGATCGCTGGGCACATTCGTAAGCAACACCCAGAGGTGCCCTGCCTCCTGGTAGTCACCTGTCTGCATGAAATTTATCCCCCCGAACTGAGTGACCACCCGGACTACCCACCCACTCTAGAGCAGGTTCAGCGTGCCTTTACTGCCATCCAACAAACCTTTGCCGGGTTGTATGACCAGGCAGTGATGATCGACTTTACGTTGGAAGAAGATGAATTTCATCCGGTTTTTTATGGACTGGAAGCACTGGTTAATGCGATCGCCGAACTTTTGCCAGAAGCGGAAGCCCGCACCATCTATCAACTACTCGATCAGGTTGCTGGCGAACAACTGGGTAATCTTTACCGAGAAGCTGGACGCCGTTACATTCTGCCCTTTGCTCTCATTGCAGCAACGTTAGCCGCTGTTCCCCTGCCCTTTGCCACCATGCCCGTTTTAACTGCACTTCAAGTTTCACTGGTGGGGCTACTGGGCAAGTTATACGGGCAAACGTTAACCCCGTCCCAGGCAGGAGGACTTGTCAGCGCCATCGCAGGTGGTTTTCTGGCACAGGCGATCGGACGAGAACTGATCAAATTCATCCCCGGTTTTGGCAGCGTCATCGCAGCTTCCTGGGCAGCAGCATATACCTGGGCCTTAGGTGAAGCCGCCTGCGTCTACTTTGGCGACTTAATGGGTGGCAAAAAACCCGATCCAAAGCGGATTCAAGCGGCAATGCAAGAATCCTTTCAAGCTGCAAAAGAACGATTTAGAAAATCATGA
- a CDS encoding DUF2973 domain-containing protein: MLHLLYILAFTILAVLAVGNLIRNIMTLGMESQRPPAKGWRSGGSQSVLSRQNLAPHPELLDGSGNMIDEPLLVMRSMSVEDAREQLDAIYDSSPGSPSEPREEI; this comes from the coding sequence ATGTTACATCTTCTTTACATTCTTGCATTTACAATTCTTGCAGTTTTGGCAGTCGGCAATCTAATTCGCAACATTATGACTCTAGGAATGGAGTCTCAGCGGCCCCCTGCTAAAGGGTGGAGATCGGGAGGATCGCAATCCGTTTTGTCCCGTCAAAACTTAGCGCCCCACCCTGAGCTGTTAGATGGATCTGGAAACATGATTGATGAACCACTCTTAGTCATGCGTTCCATGAGTGTGGAAGACGCCCGTGAACAACTCGATGCTATCTATGACTCCTCTCCTGGCTCTCCAAGTGAGCCCCGTGAAGAGATCTAA
- a CDS encoding VapE domain-containing protein, with protein MNLQLNANPVETSSRKVVELKPTGVDKPTSYVDARQEAIDCLLSNGFIVLPVAPKQDPFKYPKNKKNRTTGEWEIDYEKDGVTPKPKFNGKNPSYLDVNGEPHLINHENYQEVQPTPSELETWFANPLNGVGTLCGRKKTRWADLDVKNFKSQADCDRAVEEWLDKYPQLRETFYERTHSGGYRFVVRCKNDPKFTNFTLEPGGTHVGEALGKGRFTVLAPTVGNSGNPYVNINRAFPVEVESLESIGIFPSKKDKSDIARVDRTSLELIVDNVNGLPLEKLGHNTSKAVLDGEDIKDDRSDSLATALNEWYGWENFCISNGLPIKGSADDLGYIAGEKLGLDEDRIKEIFKTVEYETCSPAAFYREGDVGCWKRIRTLNKGIYESRCPAELKPLVEESVENFKRQLADKDKAEWSDRPVESYYIEAELAKAEFNLSKYDWVLLTEKNTEISIYEVCVEHSLSTEKPPMPMIKACAFGRLKELFEAIPNVLDLAHCKGYWWVEYLQCKRKQTYDKIALHRVFGERLRFNSLLLQPEIDGEPVDLECTKNIMESTHKITLQGNQNEIVATLVSLSKERSFSPVVEYLENTRTAVEQGLTARTVLDKAFILEPYPQIPNAVWEDILRMYALYLQNFLVGAVARAYQPGCKMRTVLVLKGGQNIGKSEFFHVLAGNWFDDSISMTNDKDDKMKISRCWIAEWQELETIMGRKETGAVKQFISTSTDIIRLPYGRSVSDMPRPSVLGATVNEDHFLTDTTGSTRYQVIDIGDKKINLDWLKTNRDAIWGYALSLYESGCKWWIDDREIEVMQETLNRNYEKVDPWEQLITSRIEPITEITLDLVHSWVEPMIENRTQASNRRVTTILKKLGWKCDRHQTRLNGERVRLWRRQ; from the coding sequence ATGAACCTCCAATTGAACGCTAACCCTGTAGAAACATCTTCTAGAAAGGTAGTTGAATTAAAGCCCACAGGGGTTGATAAGCCTACATCCTACGTTGATGCTCGTCAGGAAGCTATAGACTGTCTATTGTCTAACGGGTTCATTGTCCTACCTGTCGCACCTAAGCAAGATCCGTTCAAATATCCCAAGAACAAGAAAAACAGGACAACTGGGGAATGGGAAATAGACTATGAAAAGGATGGGGTAACGCCTAAGCCTAAGTTCAACGGCAAAAATCCTAGTTATCTGGATGTTAATGGTGAACCCCACCTAATCAACCATGAAAATTATCAGGAAGTCCAGCCAACCCCATCAGAGCTTGAAACATGGTTCGCTAACCCTCTAAACGGGGTTGGTACTCTATGCGGTCGGAAGAAAACGAGATGGGCTGATTTGGATGTTAAAAATTTCAAGTCTCAAGCTGATTGCGATCGTGCTGTTGAGGAATGGCTAGATAAATACCCTCAACTTAGGGAAACTTTCTACGAAAGAACCCACAGTGGGGGGTATAGGTTTGTTGTCAGATGTAAAAATGACCCCAAGTTCACAAATTTCACTCTAGAACCAGGAGGAACCCATGTAGGCGAGGCGCTAGGTAAGGGACGTTTCACCGTCTTAGCCCCCACTGTGGGTAATTCTGGTAATCCCTACGTCAATATTAATCGGGCATTCCCGGTTGAGGTTGAATCGCTGGAGAGTATCGGGATCTTTCCATCAAAGAAAGATAAGTCTGATATTGCCAGGGTTGATCGTACTTCACTAGAACTGATAGTTGATAACGTTAACGGTTTACCTCTAGAGAAGTTGGGACATAACACCAGTAAAGCTGTGTTGGACGGTGAAGACATTAAAGACGACCGTTCTGACTCCCTAGCCACAGCCCTTAATGAATGGTACGGGTGGGAAAACTTCTGTATTTCCAATGGTCTTCCGATCAAAGGTTCAGCCGATGATTTAGGTTACATAGCAGGGGAAAAGCTAGGGTTAGACGAAGACAGGATCAAGGAAATATTCAAAACTGTTGAATATGAAACATGCTCACCTGCGGCATTCTATAGAGAAGGTGATGTAGGTTGCTGGAAACGCATTAGAACCTTAAATAAGGGCATCTATGAATCCAGGTGCCCTGCTGAACTCAAACCATTAGTAGAAGAGTCTGTAGAGAATTTTAAGCGCCAATTAGCAGACAAGGATAAAGCTGAATGGAGCGATCGCCCGGTTGAGTCCTATTACATTGAAGCTGAGTTAGCCAAAGCAGAGTTTAATCTGTCTAAGTATGATTGGGTTCTACTAACAGAGAAGAACACTGAAATTAGTATCTATGAGGTTTGTGTAGAACATAGTTTATCGACTGAAAAGCCTCCTATGCCAATGATCAAGGCTTGTGCCTTTGGTCGGTTGAAAGAGCTTTTTGAAGCAATACCCAACGTTCTAGACTTGGCTCACTGTAAGGGTTACTGGTGGGTTGAATACCTCCAATGTAAACGTAAGCAGACTTACGACAAGATTGCTTTGCATCGTGTGTTTGGGGAGAGATTACGGTTTAACAGTCTACTGCTACAACCAGAGATTGACGGTGAACCCGTTGATTTAGAATGCACTAAAAATATTATGGAAAGTACACACAAGATCACGCTACAAGGTAATCAAAATGAAATCGTAGCAACACTTGTAAGCCTTTCTAAGGAGCGATCATTTTCGCCCGTAGTCGAGTATCTGGAAAACACTAGAACTGCTGTTGAACAGGGATTAACAGCCAGAACAGTGCTTGATAAGGCGTTTATTCTTGAACCATATCCACAAATACCTAATGCAGTATGGGAAGACATTCTAAGGATGTATGCACTATACCTGCAAAACTTCCTTGTAGGTGCTGTAGCCAGAGCTTATCAACCTGGATGCAAGATGAGGACGGTGTTAGTTCTAAAAGGAGGACAGAATATCGGCAAATCTGAATTCTTTCACGTTTTAGCAGGGAATTGGTTTGATGACTCCATCTCTATGACCAACGATAAAGACGACAAGATGAAAATATCACGTTGTTGGATCGCTGAATGGCAAGAGTTAGAGACGATCATGGGGCGCAAAGAAACGGGTGCCGTGAAACAATTCATCAGCACATCTACCGACATCATCCGGTTGCCCTATGGACGATCTGTAAGCGATATGCCTCGACCCTCAGTACTTGGAGCTACTGTTAATGAAGATCACTTTTTAACAGATACCACAGGTAGCACCCGTTACCAAGTTATTGATATTGGTGACAAGAAAATAAATCTTGATTGGCTGAAAACTAATCGTGATGCTATTTGGGGTTATGCTCTAAGCCTCTACGAATCAGGTTGCAAGTGGTGGATCGATGACAGAGAGATAGAGGTAATGCAGGAGACATTAAACCGTAACTACGAAAAAGTAGATCCTTGGGAGCAACTCATCACCTCCAGAATCGAGCCAATAACTGAAATAACCCTTGACTTAGTTCATTCTTGGGTAGAACCAATGATTGAAAATCGTACACAGGCTTCTAATAGACGGGTTACAACCATCCTCAAGAAACTTGGATGGAAGTGTGATCGACATCAAACACGATTGAACGGGGAAAGGGTGAGGTTATGGCGTAGGCAGTAA
- a CDS encoding ribbon-helix-helix protein, CopG family, producing the protein MARPKVLKDPIEISVSTCLSKEDLQALERITNIEKVGRSTIIRRALRQYLTSVNAA; encoded by the coding sequence ATGGCACGTCCCAAGGTACTCAAAGATCCGATTGAAATCTCAGTTTCAACTTGCTTAAGCAAAGAAGATTTGCAGGCACTTGAACGAATCACGAACATTGAAAAAGTTGGGCGTAGCACCATCATTAGACGTGCTTTAAGACAATACCTAACAAGTGTCAATGCTGCATAA
- a CDS encoding DUF4760 domain-containing protein, producing MSIKKRKQLGEYSFTIKFSIRVGAISFAIALISVSLFYWVTQKFDKEFLQFTVAVVGVAAAVTSAFYVGSAIQENSKARKEDRAISLISTWNDSYYSGLRRTALRKIRDLIKTLPLDEQPHAVHEVLKTDNSLEEDIVTILNFLEEVAACVNNDLVDIGLIDDYFGYIIPRVAFVFKSWITGRQDGRNNSLYSALETLGKEWKDNLK from the coding sequence ATGAGTATAAAAAAACGCAAACAGCTAGGTGAGTATTCTTTTACGATTAAATTTTCGATAAGAGTTGGGGCGATTTCTTTTGCTATTGCTCTGATCTCTGTCTCTCTGTTCTACTGGGTAACACAGAAATTTGATAAAGAATTTTTACAATTTACCGTTGCAGTAGTTGGTGTGGCGGCAGCGGTAACAAGTGCATTCTACGTTGGATCTGCAATCCAAGAGAACTCTAAGGCAAGAAAAGAGGACAGGGCAATAAGCTTGATTTCTACATGGAATGATTCATACTACTCAGGGCTAAGGAGAACAGCTTTAAGGAAAATTAGGGATCTGATTAAAACTCTACCTTTAGATGAGCAGCCCCACGCAGTCCATGAAGTTCTAAAAACAGACAATTCCTTAGAGGAAGATATTGTTACGATCCTAAATTTTTTAGAAGAAGTAGCTGCTTGTGTAAATAACGATTTAGTTGATATAGGTCTTATTGATGATTACTTTGGCTACATTATACCGAGGGTAGCTTTTGTGTTTAAGTCTTGGATAACAGGTAGACAGGATGGTAGAAATAACAGTCTTTACAGTGCTCTAGAGACCCTTGGAAAAGAGTGGAAGGATAATTTGAAGTAA
- a CDS encoding GIY-YIG nuclease family protein, translated as MQFELKGHFPQLAGVYVCADNWSVIYVGRTKNLRQRFYQHHKIADMVELGITKVHFRFVLDNDVRELSRLEKLFIDAFEPPLNRIARSKRRKW; from the coding sequence ATGCAATTCGAGTTAAAGGGACACTTCCCGCAACTAGCTGGTGTTTACGTTTGTGCTGACAATTGGTCTGTTATATATGTTGGTCGAACTAAGAATTTGAGACAGCGCTTTTATCAGCATCACAAAATAGCCGATATGGTTGAACTAGGAATCACAAAGGTTCACTTTCGGTTTGTGCTAGACAACGATGTTAGGGAACTTTCCAGGCTTGAGAAGCTTTTCATTGACGCTTTTGAACCTCCTTTGAATCGGATAGCACGATCTAAAAGGCGAAAGTGGTAG
- a CDS encoding ParM/StbA family protein — MTPTRELRKLSLPRSTIREEVLVNPGNRYLEYISATGEMIRLPNVIREFDPTWEDLPTPARDTVIVERNNVTYAVGNAAKHQSGSKSAFDKGKLNLLSTSIFAALEPTCGCSSYRIENLKIAVPDTRNSEAKAKCQDLVGTFEYIRNGEQFIVTIAKVTLIEEATAAYTYGITHGLYQWTDAINGVIDFGGGTSSGRLYSAEGVNLRDASITLPGTNALAQAIQARLLKETGISVELSQVMDGIESGSYKIGRNGASFLTHFASCREQWIDDIRSKAAALWQPYLADLGEVLLVGGSASLATSLEERTKGRFKIAVNPQDTTILGMAL, encoded by the coding sequence ATGACCCCTACTAGAGAACTACGCAAACTATCCTTACCTCGCTCAACCATTCGAGAAGAGGTTCTAGTAAACCCTGGCAATCGGTACCTAGAATACATCTCAGCAACAGGTGAAATGATCCGATTGCCAAACGTGATCCGGGAATTTGATCCAACCTGGGAAGATCTACCCACACCCGCTAGAGATACCGTAATCGTTGAGCGTAATAACGTTACCTATGCCGTTGGTAACGCTGCTAAACACCAATCAGGCTCTAAATCAGCATTCGATAAGGGCAAACTTAACTTGCTCAGTACCTCGATTTTTGCCGCTCTAGAACCAACCTGTGGGTGTTCATCCTACCGAATTGAGAATCTGAAAATTGCTGTACCTGATACTCGCAATTCAGAAGCCAAAGCCAAGTGTCAAGATTTGGTCGGTACTTTCGAGTACATCAGAAATGGTGAACAGTTTATCGTGACGATCGCCAAAGTAACGCTGATAGAGGAAGCAACAGCGGCTTACACCTACGGAATCACTCACGGTTTGTATCAGTGGACAGACGCGATAAATGGGGTGATCGATTTTGGTGGAGGCACTTCTAGTGGTCGTCTCTATTCAGCAGAAGGCGTAAACCTGAGAGATGCCAGTATCACCCTGCCCGGTACGAATGCCCTAGCACAAGCCATCCAAGCAAGGTTGTTGAAAGAGACAGGGATCTCTGTCGAGTTGAGCCAGGTCATGGATGGTATCGAGTCTGGTAGTTACAAGATTGGTCGTAATGGTGCATCTTTCCTTACCCATTTCGCCTCATGCCGTGAGCAATGGATCGATGACATCCGATCTAAAGCTGCTGCTCTGTGGCAACCATACTTAGCAGATTTGGGTGAAGTTCTTTTAGTTGGTGGGAGTGCATCGTTAGCAACATCTCTTGAAGAACGTACAAAAGGACGTTTCAAGATTGCTGTTAATCCACAAGACACCACAATTTTGGGAATGGCACTCTAA